The proteins below come from a single Camarhynchus parvulus chromosome 29, STF_HiC, whole genome shotgun sequence genomic window:
- the LOC115914533 gene encoding keratin, type II cytoskeletal 6B-like encodes MSRQSVCRSFGVGSKRGFSSCSAVGGGFGGGGRSRISYSSFSTSRGIGGGSGRCAGFSSRSLHNLGGSTRISMGSSYGSGYGCRIGGFVGGFPGGFGGIVGGVTGGGMGGFCGPIRGGPGFPGGIQPVQVDPTLLRPVHVDIDPQIQQVKCQEKEQIKTLNNQFASFIDKVRFLEQQNKVLSTKWELLQQQGPSGPRKNLDVIFENYIQNLRRRLDSLLGQRGQLESELQNMRQYVEEFKTKYEEEINRRTAAENEFVVLKKDVDCAYMTKVELEAKVGALTDEINFLRCIYEEELAQMQTISRDLSVVVSMDNNRHLDLDSIIEEVRRQYEQIAQNSRAEAEAWYQSRYEELQNTAGRHGDSLRNTKIEIQELTRNVQRLRTEIENVKKQNHHLQSAIAEAEERGEMATKDARRKLEELECALSKDKEELARLLKEYQELLNIKIALDVEIAMYRKLLEGEENRLCLENPSNVNVSVVGRTTVCGGRSGSFGASNGLSAGGVCTVGGANIIGGSCGVGGGILSGGFSSGSGRMCSTAGGSFMAGGGSSSVRRCVTTTTVKSSGVKY; translated from the exons ATGTCTCGTCAATCTGTCTGCAGAAGCTTCGGAGTTGGGAGCAAAAGGGgattcagctcctgctctgctgttggTGGTGGCTTTGGAGGCGGTGGCCGGAGCAGGATCAGCTACAGCTCGTTCTCCACATCCAGGGGGATTGGAGGTGGCAGCGGACGCTGTGCAGGATTCAGCAGCCGGAGCCTCCACAACCTGGGTGGCAGCACAAGGATTTCCATGGGCAGCTCTTACGGCAGTGGCTACGGATGTAGAATTGGTGGCTTTGTTGGAGGATTTCCAGGAGGATTCGGTGGCATTGTAGGAGGTGTCACTGGTGGAGGAATGGGTGGCTTTTGTGGCCCCATCAGAGGTGGCCCCGGGTTCCCTGGAGGCATCCAGCCGGTGCAGGTGGACCCAACCCTGCTGCGGCCAGTCCACGTTGACATTGACCCTCAGATCCAGCAAGTGAAGtgccaggagaaggagcagatcAAGACTCTGAACAACCAGTTTGCCTCCTTCATCGACAAG GTCCgattcctggagcagcagaacaaggTGCTCTCCACCaagtgggagctgctccagcagcaaggGCCATCGGGGCCCAGGAAGAACCTGGATGTGATCTTTGAGAACTACATCCAGAACCTGCGGAGGAGGCTGGACTCTCTGCTGGGGCAGCGGGGCCAGCTGGAATCGGAGCTGCAGAACATGAGGCAGTACGTGGAGGAGTTCAAAACCAA GTATGAGGAGGAGATCAACCGTCGCACGGCTGCTGAGAACGAGTTTGTGGTGCTGAAGAAG GATGTGGACTGTGCCTACATGACCAAAGTCGAGCTGGAAGCCAAGGTGGGAGCTCTGACAGACGAAATCAACTTCCTGAGGTGCATCTACGAGGAG GAGCTGGCTCAGATGCAGACAATCAGCCGGGACCTGTCTGTGGTGGTGTCCATGGACAACAACCGGCACCTGGACCTGGACAGCATCATCGAGGAGGTCCGACGCCAGTACGAGCAGATTGCTCAGAACAGCCGGGCTGAGGCCGAGGCCTGGTACCAGAGCCGG TACGAAGAGCTCCAGAACACTGCTGGCCGGCATGGGGACAGCCTCCGCAACACCAAGATTGAGATCCAGGAGCTGACCAGGAATGTCCAGAGGCTGCGGACAGAGATTGAGAACGTGAAGAAGCAG AACCATCATCTGCAGTCAGCCATTGCTGAGGCTGAGGAGAGGGGGGAGATGGCCACCAAGGATGCCAGGAGGAAGCTGGAAGAACTGGAATGTGCTCTGAGCAAGGACAAGGAGGAGCTGGCTCGCCTGCTGAAGGAgtaccaggagctgctgaacaTCAAGATCGCACTGGACGTTGAGATTGCCATGTacaggaagctgctggagggagaggagaacaG GCTCTGCTTAGAGAACCCCTCCAACGTGAATGTCT CTGTGGTGGGCAGAACTACCGTGTGCGGAGGCAGATCTGGCAGCTTTGGAGCCAGCAATGGCCTGAGTGCAGGAGGAGTGTGCACAGTTGGTGGTGCGAACATCATTGGCggcagctgtggggtgggaggagggatCCTCAGTGGAGGCTTCTCCTCCGGGAGCGGGAGgatgtgcagcactgcaggtggcaGCTTCATGGCCGGGGGAGGCTCCTCCTCTGTGCGGAGATGCGTCACCACCACGACGGTCAAATCCTCCGGGGTCAAATACTGA